From the Paenibacillus sp. FSL H8-0548 genome, one window contains:
- a CDS encoding beta-L-arabinofuranosidase domain-containing protein: protein MKYQRKLGIWALTVVMLSSNLLAGQTLFAANVNSNTLALLDASKVLSLKFEDNVQDSSAKGNNGTISGVNYSYVPDVDGGKALKLSGSTFVDLGKSGTLQPADLTVSFWIKPNETMTGEQMLMWNKTSYYSDGWYLTSESDSKPLAISLGSSEANRQPYKVNITGSRNNFFPIDAWTHVAITYNNLTKAVKIYRNGILQTITIENPTGVSGADGVIKSDDTTSKSLGYNGPQYNGAYAKYSLDDYFVYSTAASYEAIVALYEDKSGTSFDYELVARSDAEAIVLPEKASSDIALPLIGKSESTISWVSSNVDVIDLLGGVQRPAAGESDASVILTANVSFGSKSVTRDFIVIVPAMKSSSDSLEAVPMADVTLTDSYYANAFKKEVDYLLSLEADRLLSAFRTTSGLNPKAAVYDGWENTEIRGHTLGHYLSAISTAYVNATGADKARLKERMDYIIDELAACQDANGNGYISAFPTSFLDKVENGQAVWVPWYTIHKILAGLVSAAEFGDNPKALQIAEKFGEYIYNRTATWNEAMKSRVLSVEYGGMNDSLYDLYSLTDNNHFLKAAEKFDEISLFNSLYNNVDILNGKHANTTIPKVIGALKRYTVLDESEIEEYYLQVAENFWEMVVKHHSYVTGGNSENEHFGHSDVLEAELTNVNDETCNVYNMLKLTRELYKITKDKKYADFYENAFTNSIISSQNPETGMTMYFQPMDTGYFKVFSSAFFHFWCCTGTGMENFAKLNDSIYFTSKDSVYVNQYLSSIVKLSDKNLVITQQSQLPNTGIGDAATGIVAFTINTTGPTNTTLRFRIPDWAKTTPRVKLNGAVSQDYAIEGGYLVFTKNWTDGTTITLDFPMEVIGFDLPDAKNTVAFKYGPIVLSAGLGTKDMQTQTHGVNVLKPNKDTSAKNFITILGHDIELWKENVAQNLVKTDGKLEFTLKGTDADDGILTFSPHFARYEDRYGIYFDLITADSLSYQQSLLAEKEAGRAEAASVSFVIVANDQYELAANRQTNQSTVGIYNGKSYRDALANGSFSYDMEVTPGVANYLFSTYYSGDAGRKFDIFIDDTKLVSESIENRIPGNFYNQTRKITQQLVESSRTKTVQESDKYGNPVQRTVHYVTVKFASSGGLVGGLFDIFRVITDYKTNPSLKSLTFTEGNLSQEFDPEVTEYTLTVPTATESITMNAQPMDEFGLVYYGEILINDKVTRNISLTGDSTEIVLTAKAEDHTTSKQYAIHIVKSDEAASNPLTISGAASVVSNQIFDVMVSLNMETADVFAKDLTFSYDPSKVEFVSAEALKPDFIIVDQSETLGKVRLLTVDLHPEKNTESPFSVLKLQFKAKEISEAQSSSITMSDIVFANGSGMESAISNPNPYLFEIIAGITKDALNDAVGAAQSLYDAAVEGTHTGQYPAGSKASLFAAIQDAKEVLNDSTASQAQINQAAERISTAVQLFRSLVNTQVLGDLNGDNVVRVGDLAILASHYGMTSSDPEWNKFNSADFNKDGKIDIEDIAAIARLILGE from the coding sequence ATGAAATATCAACGAAAGCTAGGAATATGGGCGCTAACTGTGGTCATGCTATCGAGTAATTTATTAGCTGGACAGACTTTATTTGCAGCAAATGTGAATTCAAATACTTTGGCACTATTGGATGCCTCTAAGGTACTTTCACTTAAGTTTGAGGACAATGTGCAGGACAGTTCAGCGAAAGGCAATAATGGAACGATCAGCGGTGTTAATTATTCCTATGTGCCTGACGTTGACGGGGGAAAAGCGTTAAAGCTCAGCGGCAGCACATTTGTTGATCTTGGAAAAAGCGGAACACTTCAGCCAGCTGATTTAACCGTGTCCTTCTGGATCAAACCTAATGAAACGATGACGGGCGAGCAAATGCTGATGTGGAATAAGACTTCTTATTATAGTGATGGATGGTATCTCACTTCTGAAAGCGATAGTAAGCCGCTTGCTATTTCACTCGGCTCCTCGGAAGCGAATAGACAGCCTTACAAAGTCAATATTACGGGTTCGAGAAATAACTTTTTTCCGATAGATGCTTGGACTCATGTAGCTATTACTTATAATAATCTGACAAAAGCGGTCAAAATTTATCGGAATGGTATTTTACAAACAATAACTATAGAAAATCCAACTGGCGTTAGCGGAGCTGATGGAGTTATTAAATCGGACGATACGACATCCAAATCACTTGGCTACAATGGCCCACAATATAATGGGGCTTATGCTAAGTACTCGTTAGACGATTATTTCGTATACAGTACAGCTGCCAGCTACGAGGCTATAGTCGCTTTGTACGAAGATAAGTCAGGAACGTCATTTGATTATGAACTAGTTGCTAGGTCGGATGCTGAGGCCATCGTTTTACCCGAGAAAGCAAGCAGTGATATCGCTCTTCCGTTAATCGGGAAATCTGAATCCACTATTTCATGGGTATCCAGCAATGTAGACGTGATCGATTTACTCGGTGGCGTTCAAAGACCCGCAGCTGGTGAAAGTGATGCTTCTGTTATCTTAACTGCTAACGTTTCTTTCGGAAGTAAGAGCGTTACAAGAGATTTTATAGTCATCGTACCAGCAATGAAGTCCTCTTCAGATTCCTTGGAAGCTGTACCGATGGCTGATGTTACGCTAACAGACAGCTACTATGCTAATGCCTTTAAAAAAGAGGTTGATTACTTATTATCGCTGGAGGCGGATAGATTGCTAAGTGCCTTTCGAACCACTAGCGGTCTCAATCCAAAAGCAGCAGTTTATGATGGCTGGGAAAACACGGAAATTCGTGGTCATACGTTAGGGCATTACCTTTCGGCTATTTCAACGGCTTATGTAAATGCGACCGGTGCTGATAAAGCTCGACTTAAAGAACGGATGGATTACATCATTGATGAATTAGCAGCTTGCCAGGATGCGAATGGCAACGGCTATATATCTGCATTTCCTACTTCATTCCTAGATAAAGTGGAGAATGGTCAAGCTGTTTGGGTTCCATGGTATACCATTCATAAAATTTTGGCTGGTTTGGTTAGTGCAGCTGAGTTTGGTGACAACCCAAAGGCTTTACAAATTGCTGAGAAGTTTGGGGAGTATATTTATAACCGTACAGCTACTTGGAATGAAGCGATGAAATCCAGAGTACTTAGTGTTGAATATGGCGGTATGAATGATAGTCTGTATGATCTTTACAGCTTGACGGATAATAATCATTTCTTGAAAGCAGCGGAGAAATTCGATGAGATCAGCTTGTTTAACTCTCTATATAACAATGTTGATATTCTAAATGGCAAGCATGCGAATACGACGATTCCTAAGGTCATTGGCGCCTTGAAACGTTATACCGTCCTCGATGAATCGGAAATTGAAGAGTACTATCTGCAAGTAGCAGAAAATTTCTGGGAAATGGTTGTGAAGCATCATTCCTATGTGACAGGCGGAAATAGCGAGAATGAGCATTTTGGTCATAGTGATGTTTTGGAAGCGGAGCTTACGAATGTTAATGATGAAACTTGCAATGTTTACAACATGCTGAAGCTGACAAGAGAGCTTTATAAAATTACAAAGGACAAAAAATACGCGGACTTCTATGAGAATGCATTTACGAATTCGATCATATCCTCGCAAAATCCGGAAACGGGTATGACCATGTACTTCCAACCGATGGATACAGGCTATTTTAAAGTATTCAGCAGCGCGTTTTTCCATTTCTGGTGCTGTACAGGAACGGGGATGGAGAACTTTGCTAAGCTGAACGATAGTATTTATTTTACAAGCAAAGATAGCGTATATGTGAATCAGTATTTATCTTCAATCGTAAAGCTGTCCGATAAAAATTTGGTAATTACACAGCAGTCGCAGCTTCCGAATACCGGAATTGGTGATGCAGCAACCGGAATCGTCGCTTTCACCATTAATACGACAGGGCCAACAAATACAACTCTTCGGTTCAGAATCCCTGATTGGGCGAAAACGACTCCTCGTGTGAAGCTTAACGGAGCTGTTTCCCAAGATTATGCGATTGAAGGAGGATACCTTGTATTCACGAAAAACTGGACAGACGGCACTACCATTACATTGGATTTTCCTATGGAAGTAATAGGCTTTGACCTTCCGGATGCGAAAAACACGGTAGCCTTTAAATATGGCCCAATTGTTCTGAGTGCTGGCTTAGGTACAAAAGATATGCAGACCCAAACCCATGGCGTTAATGTTTTGAAGCCGAACAAAGATACTTCAGCAAAAAATTTCATTACCATTCTAGGACATGATATTGAATTATGGAAAGAGAATGTGGCTCAAAATCTAGTGAAAACGGATGGTAAGCTGGAATTTACGTTGAAGGGCACAGATGCTGATGATGGCATTCTAACTTTTTCACCGCATTTTGCAAGATATGAAGATCGGTATGGTATTTATTTCGATTTAATTACTGCCGATTCTCTTAGCTATCAACAATCTTTGCTTGCTGAGAAGGAAGCAGGCCGAGCTGAAGCTGCTAGTGTCAGCTTTGTCATCGTAGCTAATGATCAATACGAGCTTGCCGCAAACCGGCAGACGAATCAATCTACTGTTGGCATATACAATGGCAAATCGTACAGGGATGCGCTGGCTAACGGTTCGTTTAGCTATGATATGGAAGTAACTCCGGGTGTTGCGAACTATTTGTTCAGTACGTACTATAGCGGCGATGCAGGCAGGAAGTTTGATATTTTTATTGATGATACTAAGCTTGTGTCTGAAAGCATTGAGAATCGTATTCCGGGTAATTTCTATAATCAGACGCGGAAAATCACGCAACAATTGGTAGAAAGCAGCAGAACGAAGACGGTACAAGAGTCGGATAAGTACGGTAATCCCGTACAAAGAACAGTTCATTATGTTACTGTCAAATTTGCAAGCAGCGGAGGTCTCGTAGGCGGCCTATTCGATATCTTCCGGGTAATAACCGACTATAAGACAAATCCGAGTTTGAAATCATTGACCTTCACAGAAGGCAATTTATCACAGGAATTTGATCCTGAAGTTACTGAGTATACGTTAACTGTTCCGACCGCAACGGAATCGATTACGATGAATGCTCAGCCAATGGACGAATTTGGCTTGGTATATTATGGTGAAATATTAATTAATGATAAGGTAACTCGCAATATATCGTTGACGGGCGATTCGACTGAAATTGTGTTGACGGCTAAAGCCGAAGATCATACGACCTCCAAGCAATACGCAATTCATATTGTAAAGAGTGATGAGGCGGCATCGAATCCGCTCACCATTTCAGGAGCAGCAAGCGTCGTATCCAATCAAATCTTTGATGTGATGGTCAGTTTGAATATGGAAACCGCTGATGTTTTTGCGAAAGATTTGACCTTCAGCTATGACCCAAGTAAAGTGGAGTTTGTTTCAGCAGAAGCACTTAAGCCGGATTTCATCATTGTAGATCAATCGGAAACGTTAGGGAAAGTACGTTTGTTGACGGTAGATCTTCATCCTGAGAAAAATACGGAATCCCCGTTTAGCGTGCTAAAGCTTCAATTTAAGGCAAAGGAAATTAGTGAAGCACAATCAAGCAGCATTACGATGTCAGATATTGTTTTTGCTAATGGCAGCGGAATGGAAAGTGCAATATCAAATCCAAATCCGTACCTATTTGAAATCATCGCAGGTATAACGAAGGATGCCTTGAATGACGCAGTCGGGGCTGCCCAGAGCCTCTATGATGCTGCGGTAGAGGGAACTCATACCGGCCAATATCCAGCAGGATCAAAAGCATCGCTTTTTGCAGCTATTCAGGATGCGAAAGAGGTATTAAACGATAGTACTGCTAGCCAAGCACAAATTAATCAAGCTGCTGAGCGAATAAGTACTGCGGTTCAACTGTTTAGATCACTTGTTAATACTCAAGTGCTGGGAGATTTAAATGGAGACAATGTGGTTCGAGTCGGGGATCTAGCAATCTTAGCTTCGCATTATGGGATGACCTCATCAGATCCCGAGTGGAATAAATTCAACTCAGCAGACTTTAATAAGGATGGTAAGATAGATATCGAAGATATAGCTGCTATTGCTCGTTTGATTTTAGGTGAATAA
- a CDS encoding LacI family DNA-binding transcriptional regulator: protein MKTITIYDIAREADVSVSTVSRVLNGTAPVKVSTRERIMQVIEKHQFQPNALARSLTKKETGTIAMILPDITNPFFPEVFWGAENKAREKGYTFFLCNTAGDYSRESEYLSILREKRVEGIIFLGGRINLTNCPAELQKEVVEVDNHIPIVLVNGNLPKSGLHRIYTDEAEGAAIATQHLIDLGHRDIAFIGGLEFMSTTSQKVKAVRKKLTEYQLSLRKEWLLYGEFSVRAGRDLMSKLLEGEQRPSAVLCVNDFTAIGAIKAALEHGLRIPQDISIVGFDDSPLSTAVIPELTTVTQNTNDLGSLAVETIHQIVNGNKTKRNMVLQPELVIRQSTGPFRKR, encoded by the coding sequence ATGAAAACAATCACCATTTATGATATTGCAAGGGAAGCGGATGTTTCTGTATCGACAGTATCGCGTGTACTTAATGGAACAGCGCCAGTCAAAGTGAGTACGCGAGAGAGAATAATGCAAGTTATTGAGAAACATCAATTTCAGCCAAATGCGTTAGCTAGAAGCCTGACAAAAAAAGAAACTGGAACGATAGCGATGATTTTGCCTGATATTACAAACCCTTTTTTCCCTGAAGTATTCTGGGGTGCTGAGAATAAAGCAAGAGAAAAGGGCTATACTTTTTTCTTGTGCAATACGGCAGGCGATTATAGCCGTGAATCGGAATATCTGAGTATTTTAAGAGAAAAGCGAGTCGAAGGCATCATTTTTTTAGGCGGGCGCATTAATTTAACAAATTGTCCAGCGGAGCTGCAAAAGGAAGTAGTTGAAGTAGATAATCATATACCAATCGTACTTGTAAACGGCAACCTGCCTAAAAGTGGTTTGCATCGAATATACACTGACGAAGCGGAAGGCGCGGCGATTGCTACGCAGCATTTAATTGATCTTGGACATCGGGATATCGCATTCATTGGTGGATTGGAATTTATGAGTACGACAAGCCAAAAGGTAAAAGCAGTAAGAAAAAAACTAACGGAGTATCAATTATCATTGCGCAAGGAATGGCTGCTTTATGGAGAGTTCTCTGTTCGGGCGGGCCGCGATTTGATGAGTAAACTGCTGGAGGGAGAGCAAAGGCCGAGTGCGGTCCTTTGCGTGAATGATTTTACAGCAATTGGAGCCATAAAGGCTGCATTGGAGCATGGCTTGCGCATTCCACAGGATATTTCTATTGTCGGCTTTGATGATTCTCCTTTATCTACAGCTGTCATTCCTGAGCTGACGACAGTGACCCAGAATACGAATGATTTAGGGAGCCTTGCAGTAGAGACCATCCATCAAATCGTAAATGGCAATAAAACAAAACGGAATATGGTTTTGCAGCCTGAGCTTGTGATCCGTCAAAGCACCGGCCCGTTTCGAAAGCGATAA
- a CDS encoding glycosyl hydrolase family 28 protein, translating to MIDQITDLVTYPVPCGILENQTYKVRVRKEYGEWQQQFVYSVPVDMHNVRETSMVAFDFHGTVEIEVMMLGGNLEQVEIRPSSLEIDFRHEGNKVCFKLDRPAKLSLEANGDRFSNLHLFANELEKDVPDLHGQETVNLQPGNHRSVDLLERLQALKEGREERTGKAFEVLYFGAGLHVLDDPQLYVASGTIVYLAAGAVVAGSIVCSHVEDVIIRGRGLLYMREFEKMTYYRGVEIEFSRNITVEGITLVDPPHYSIFLGKSEHVTIRNFKSFSSRGWCDGIDMMSCSDISIEDVFLRTSDDCIAIYGRRWAYEGDTTNITVKNSVLWADVAHPIMIGAHGDYERNGDMIRNIVFENIDILEHHEPQDGYWGCMTINAGDKNTVSDVLFRNIRVEQFELGRLIDIRVFHNPKYNPAPGNRVENIRFENVSFNGLCDNPSIIEGFDEKRIVDGIQFVNLRINGEQAHDADTANLIIVKHAERIHFS from the coding sequence ATGATCGACCAAATAACGGATTTAGTTACTTATCCAGTTCCTTGCGGCATCTTGGAAAATCAGACTTATAAAGTCAGAGTTCGCAAGGAGTATGGGGAGTGGCAGCAGCAGTTTGTTTATTCCGTACCAGTGGATATGCATAATGTTCGTGAAACGTCGATGGTTGCTTTCGATTTTCACGGTACGGTGGAGATCGAGGTAATGATGCTGGGAGGCAATTTAGAGCAAGTCGAAATTCGGCCGAGCAGCTTGGAGATAGATTTCAGGCATGAAGGCAACAAGGTCTGCTTCAAGCTGGATCGTCCAGCGAAGCTGTCCCTTGAGGCAAACGGTGACCGGTTCAGCAATCTTCATCTGTTCGCCAATGAGTTGGAGAAGGATGTCCCCGATTTACACGGACAAGAAACAGTGAATCTGCAGCCGGGCAATCATAGATCGGTTGACCTGCTTGAGAGATTGCAAGCCTTAAAGGAAGGGAGAGAAGAGCGGACAGGAAAGGCGTTTGAGGTGCTTTATTTTGGAGCTGGCTTGCACGTATTGGATGATCCACAGCTCTATGTCGCTTCCGGAACGATCGTATATTTGGCGGCTGGAGCAGTCGTTGCAGGCTCTATCGTGTGCAGCCATGTGGAGGATGTGATCATTCGAGGACGCGGGCTGCTGTATATGAGAGAGTTTGAAAAAATGACGTATTATCGCGGTGTGGAAATCGAGTTTTCTCGCAACATCACAGTTGAGGGGATTACACTGGTCGATCCGCCACATTACAGTATTTTTCTCGGCAAGTCGGAGCATGTAACTATCCGAAATTTCAAGTCGTTCAGCTCTCGGGGCTGGTGCGATGGCATCGATATGATGTCCTGTTCCGATATTTCAATCGAGGATGTATTTCTTCGCACCTCGGACGATTGTATCGCGATTTACGGTAGACGCTGGGCATACGAAGGAGATACAACAAATATAACCGTCAAAAATTCCGTGCTGTGGGCGGATGTTGCGCACCCGATTATGATTGGGGCCCACGGGGATTATGAGCGAAACGGAGATATGATTAGAAATATCGTATTTGAAAATATTGACATTTTGGAGCATCATGAGCCGCAGGATGGGTATTGGGGCTGTATGACGATTAACGCTGGCGACAAAAATACAGTCAGCGACGTCCTCTTTCGAAATATTCGTGTAGAGCAATTTGAGCTAGGCCGCTTAATTGATATCCGAGTGTTCCATAACCCGAAGTATAACCCGGCTCCCGGAAACCGGGTCGAAAATATTCGTTTTGAAAACGTCAGCTTTAATGGCCTATGTGACAATCCGTCCATCATCGAGGGCTTTGATGAGAAACGGATCGTTGACGGCATTCAATTCGTTAATTTGCGGATTAACGGTGAGCAAGCGCATGATGCAGACACTGCCAATTTGATTATTGTTAAACACGCGGAACGTATTCATTTCAGTTGA
- a CDS encoding helix-turn-helix domain-containing protein, with protein sequence MKTKNKYKNSFFTRLILSYTVMAVVLIGLAGGYLYSRASGLMVNEIARDSQSRLQTAKDFVEKTVLRKYENHIQNIMLSTGFTQNNANLNFLLDNSWENNLSRIALLGKGIGFLGLDNEGAYNTTVYFKKGYYVVDSASFYMDPDNSKDARFIKQLKPENHKQWLYRVLPDGQKALTYVVKLPYNQPSLEPKGYIFVDVTLDVLTATVSQIMSSPSEKLYVFDETGSMLAATGDSTAKEIELVNGMMNADTRVKEVSAEGQGKAVLSYLPSEENDMGWSYAIMRPMKAFTLSTQEFKSSIFIGCSLVLLFGLIIAYLLSKQFYMPMKKLTQLVRASYQPSLGLVQGNEYTFIGNALSVMGQRIVSLESSAKTNEMKNLVLGANLNLEHTRSLPHESSFVVAHIHLLEGEMLTFKELYEASTLNFPVEIVCLNDEEAAVIFFVNSGEEHEAERLLADHLSSFKETSVDELCFGAAIGSLVGSSDEIPISYQYALQAYRYRFIYGSQAVILHRDITELNAAPQLLAFDQYTNALKAGDLNKVNRFLDEFAAAMQSGSQQLESIELSLLQLVSSLYQAVIDMQLQKLVPPSRLFDELKKESLSETVMAIRKHSEQMVTHVQESSSHAHTEIIMSLKKYIDEHLHEDLSLNVLSELASLAPAYISTLFGEVMKESFTEYVTRCRLDKAADMLRSDVRLSVAEISTLVGYRNPQYFHNKFKTRFGITPVQYRNAVKKPIVAS encoded by the coding sequence ATGAAAACGAAAAATAAATATAAAAATAGTTTCTTTACTCGCTTAATCTTGTCATACACGGTTATGGCTGTCGTATTAATTGGACTGGCTGGCGGTTATTTGTACTCGCGCGCGAGCGGGCTTATGGTTAACGAAATAGCTAGAGATAGCCAAAGTCGGCTGCAAACGGCGAAGGATTTTGTAGAGAAGACCGTGCTGCGTAAATATGAGAATCATATTCAAAATATAATGTTATCAACTGGCTTTACTCAAAATAACGCTAATTTGAACTTTTTATTGGATAATTCCTGGGAAAATAATTTAAGTCGAATTGCTTTGCTTGGAAAAGGAATCGGATTTTTAGGCTTAGATAATGAAGGCGCTTACAATACGACCGTATATTTTAAAAAAGGATATTATGTCGTCGATAGCGCATCATTTTATATGGATCCAGACAACTCCAAGGATGCCCGATTTATTAAGCAGCTAAAGCCGGAAAATCATAAACAATGGCTCTACCGCGTACTTCCGGACGGGCAAAAGGCGCTGACTTATGTCGTGAAGCTGCCGTACAATCAGCCAAGCCTCGAGCCCAAGGGCTATATTTTCGTAGACGTGACGCTTGATGTTCTGACTGCAACGGTATCCCAGATTATGAGCTCTCCTTCTGAGAAGCTTTATGTATTTGATGAAACGGGGTCGATGCTTGCGGCTACAGGAGACAGCACGGCCAAGGAGATCGAGCTCGTAAACGGAATGATGAATGCGGATACGAGAGTAAAAGAAGTGTCGGCTGAAGGACAAGGGAAGGCAGTGTTGTCCTATCTGCCCTCAGAAGAGAACGATATGGGCTGGAGCTATGCGATTATGCGCCCTATGAAGGCCTTCACGTTATCCACGCAAGAATTCAAGTCCAGCATATTCATCGGCTGCAGTCTGGTTCTATTATTTGGATTGATTATCGCTTATTTGCTGTCCAAGCAGTTTTACATGCCGATGAAGAAGCTTACTCAATTGGTCAGAGCCTCCTATCAGCCGAGTCTTGGCCTTGTGCAAGGAAACGAATACACATTTATTGGGAATGCCTTAAGTGTTATGGGGCAAAGAATCGTATCCTTGGAGAGCAGCGCCAAAACGAACGAGATGAAAAATTTGGTGCTAGGGGCAAATCTTAATTTGGAGCATACGAGGAGCCTGCCGCATGAATCCAGCTTTGTAGTGGCGCATATTCATTTGCTGGAAGGAGAAATGTTAACCTTTAAAGAGCTTTATGAGGCATCTACATTGAATTTCCCTGTTGAAATCGTCTGCTTAAATGACGAGGAGGCTGCGGTCATTTTCTTTGTGAATTCAGGAGAGGAGCACGAGGCTGAGCGACTGTTGGCTGATCATCTGAGCAGCTTTAAGGAAACGTCTGTTGATGAATTGTGTTTCGGAGCTGCGATAGGGTCGCTCGTTGGCAGCAGCGACGAAATTCCGATTTCCTATCAATATGCGCTGCAAGCCTATCGCTACCGCTTCATTTATGGCTCGCAAGCCGTTATTTTGCATAGGGATATAACGGAGCTGAATGCTGCTCCGCAGCTGCTTGCATTCGATCAATATACGAACGCTTTGAAAGCAGGGGATCTAAACAAGGTAAACCGATTCCTTGACGAGTTTGCAGCAGCAATGCAATCTGGAAGCCAGCAGCTTGAATCGATAGAGCTAAGTCTGCTCCAGCTTGTGTCCTCCCTCTACCAAGCGGTCATCGATATGCAGCTCCAGAAGCTGGTACCGCCATCTCGGCTATTCGATGAGCTGAAGAAGGAGAGCCTTTCGGAAACCGTCATGGCCATTCGCAAGCATTCCGAGCAAATGGTAACGCATGTTCAGGAATCAAGCAGCCACGCGCATACAGAAATTATTATGAGTCTGAAGAAATATATTGATGAGCATTTGCATGAGGATTTATCGTTGAACGTATTATCCGAGCTGGCATCCTTGGCCCCAGCCTACATATCCACTTTATTCGGGGAGGTCATGAAGGAATCGTTCACAGAATACGTGACAAGATGCAGGCTCGATAAAGCGGCGGATATGCTGCGGTCCGATGTTCGCTTATCTGTAGCTGAAATTTCTACACTGGTCGGTTATCGGAATCCACAGTATTTCCACAACAAATTCAAGACGCGTTTCGGCATTACGCCGGTGCAATATCGAAATGCGGTAAAGAAGCCGATTGTAGCTTCCTAA
- a CDS encoding ABC transporter permease subunit, with the protein MNPANASKLKSMNGGEIQRSSKLKETWKQYKRSKYLFLLLAPVLLWYVIFHYGPLYGVQLAFKDFNIRQGIWNSPWVGLTHFKFLFFQSPDFLRIMKNTIIISLYHIVFGFPAPIILALLFNEIRLARFKKLAQTITYLPHFFSWVILSGILVTLLSPSVGIVNYLIELVGLDPIYFLGDKAYFRFTLILSGIWKEVGWGMIIYLAALAGIDPTLYEAATVDGANRWKQMLHVTLPSILPVITILLILRMGGILDAGFDQVLNLYHPAVYEVGDILDTYVYRVGLQNFQLSMTTAVGLFKNVIALGLVLMTNYIVKKLGQEGIF; encoded by the coding sequence ATGAACCCTGCAAACGCCTCAAAGCTGAAATCAATGAATGGGGGCGAAATTCAAAGGAGCTCCAAGCTGAAGGAAACTTGGAAGCAATATAAGAGGAGTAAATACTTATTTTTGCTTCTGGCTCCCGTATTACTCTGGTATGTGATCTTTCATTATGGACCTTTATACGGCGTACAGCTGGCATTCAAAGACTTTAATATTCGTCAAGGGATATGGAATAGTCCATGGGTAGGCTTGACGCATTTCAAGTTTTTGTTTTTTCAATCGCCTGACTTCCTAAGAATCATGAAGAACACGATCATTATCAGCCTGTACCATATTGTGTTCGGTTTTCCAGCCCCAATTATATTGGCGCTATTGTTTAATGAAATTCGTTTGGCAAGGTTTAAGAAGCTCGCCCAAACGATTACGTATTTGCCGCATTTCTTTTCCTGGGTCATTTTGTCCGGCATCTTGGTTACGCTGCTGTCGCCATCAGTCGGCATCGTTAATTATTTAATCGAGCTGGTGGGTCTTGACCCGATTTATTTCTTGGGTGATAAAGCTTACTTCCGTTTCACCCTTATCTTGTCCGGCATTTGGAAAGAGGTAGGCTGGGGAATGATCATTTATTTGGCTGCGCTAGCGGGAATCGATCCTACCTTATACGAGGCAGCAACCGTAGACGGCGCAAACCGTTGGAAACAGATGCTTCATGTAACACTTCCTTCGATCCTGCCGGTTATTACCATCTTATTGATTTTGCGCATGGGAGGTATTCTCGATGCAGGCTTTGATCAGGTGCTGAACTTGTATCATCCTGCCGTTTACGAGGTCGGGGATATATTAGACACCTACGTGTATCGGGTCGGCTTGCAAAATTTCCAACTGAGCATGACGACGGCTGTGGGGTTATTCAAAAATGTCATTGCGCTTGGTTTAGTTCTTATGACCAATTATATTGTTAAAAAACTGGGCCAGGAAGGTATCTTCTGA